The Sphingomonas sp. LY54 genome includes a region encoding these proteins:
- the sufB gene encoding Fe-S cluster assembly protein SufB, whose translation MDASQPEVRNQEAQDAIDRASSYEWGFTSDIEQEFAPKGLSEDTVRYISAKKGEPQWMLDWRLKAYKAWLTMEEVTWAKLDIPPIDFQDAYYYAEPKQKPELKSLDELDPEIRRTYEKLGIPIEEQKVLAGVEGARKVAVDAVFDSVSVATTFREELKKAGVIFLSISEAIREYPDLVRRYLGSVVPQRDNFFACLNSAVFSDGTFVYIPEGVRCPMELSTYFRINAANTGQFERTLIVADKGSYVSYLEGCTAPMRDENQLHAAVVELVALDDAEIKYSTVQNWYPGDAEGKGGIYNFVTKRGACRGDRSKISWTQVETGSAITWKYPSCILQGESSVGEFYSVALTNNMQQADTGTKMVHLGKNSRSTIVSKGISAGRSSNTYRGLVRVNAGADNVRNFTQCDSLLLGDRCGAHTVPYIEVKNPSAQIEHEATTSKISDDQMFYAQQRGLNAEDAVALIVNGFAKEVLQQLPMEFAVEAQKLLGISLEGSVG comes from the coding sequence ATGGACGCCAGTCAGCCCGAGGTACGCAATCAGGAAGCCCAGGACGCGATCGACCGCGCCTCTTCCTATGAATGGGGCTTCACCTCCGACATCGAGCAGGAATTCGCGCCCAAGGGCCTGTCGGAAGACACCGTCCGCTACATCTCGGCCAAGAAGGGCGAGCCGCAGTGGATGCTCGACTGGCGGCTGAAGGCCTATAAGGCGTGGCTGACGATGGAAGAGGTCACCTGGGCCAAGCTCGACATCCCGCCGATCGATTTCCAGGACGCTTATTATTATGCCGAGCCCAAGCAGAAGCCGGAGCTGAAAAGCCTCGACGAGCTCGATCCGGAGATCCGCCGCACCTACGAGAAGCTCGGCATCCCGATCGAGGAGCAGAAGGTGCTTGCCGGCGTCGAGGGCGCGCGCAAGGTCGCGGTCGACGCGGTGTTCGACAGCGTCTCGGTCGCCACCACCTTCCGCGAGGAGCTGAAGAAGGCCGGAGTCATCTTCCTGTCCATCTCGGAGGCGATCCGCGAATATCCGGACCTCGTCCGCAGATATCTGGGCTCCGTGGTGCCGCAGCGCGACAATTTCTTCGCCTGCCTCAACAGTGCGGTCTTCTCCGACGGCACCTTCGTCTACATCCCGGAGGGCGTGCGCTGCCCGATGGAGCTCTCCACCTATTTCCGCATCAACGCGGCCAATACCGGCCAGTTCGAGCGCACGCTGATCGTCGCCGACAAGGGCTCCTACGTCTCCTACCTGGAAGGCTGCACCGCGCCGATGCGCGACGAGAACCAGCTCCACGCCGCGGTGGTCGAGCTTGTCGCCTTGGACGATGCCGAGATCAAATATTCGACCGTCCAGAACTGGTATCCGGGCGATGCCGAGGGCAAGGGCGGGATCTACAATTTCGTCACCAAGCGCGGCGCCTGCCGCGGCGACCGCTCGAAGATCAGCTGGACCCAGGTCGAGACCGGCTCCGCCATCACCTGGAAATATCCGTCCTGCATCCTCCAGGGCGAGAGCAGCGTCGGCGAATTCTATTCGGTCGCGCTCACCAACAATATGCAGCAGGCCGATACCGGCACCAAGATGGTTCACCTCGGCAAGAACAGCCGCTCGACGATCGTCTCGAAGGGCATCAGCGCCGGCCGCTCGAGCAACACCTATCGCGGTCTGGTGCGGGTCAATGCCGGCGCCGACAATGTCCGCAACTTCACGCAGTGCGACAGCCTGCTGCTCGGCGACCGATGCGGCGCCCACACCGTGCCCTATATCGAGGTGAAGAATCCCTCGGCGCAGATCGAGCATGAGGCGACCACCTCGAAGATCAGCGACGACCAGATGTTCTACGCCCAGCAGCGCGGCCTCAACGCCGAGGACGCCGTCGCCCTGATCGTCAACGGCTTCGCCAAGGAGGTGCTGCAGCAGCTCCCGATGGAATTCGCCGTCGAAGCGCAGAAGCTGCTCGGCATCAGCCTCGAGGGGAGTGTCGGATAA
- the ggt gene encoding gamma-glutamyltransferase, with protein MLKRFLLLVALIVAPVAATAQGVVSSADPRASAAGREILQAGGSAADAAMAMMLALTVVEPQSSGIGGGGFMIHHDASLGIIQTIDGREKAPAAAGPNRFIGADGKVMPYSKAQPGGFSVGVPGNIRLMARTHQRWGKLPWAQLFAPAIRLADEGFVVNGTLARRLVASQKLFERFPEARALFVKDGQLAKEGDTIRNPEMAKTLRAIAERGPDAFYSGEIGEAISAAVANAPSNPTQLTLADLAAYQAKDRAAVCTHYRKYKVCGMGPPSSGATTVGQILGMIERFDMKAMGKDDPRSWHAIAEAMKLAYADRDAYVGDADFVLVPVAGMIDPAYMRSRSKLISLARSLGKYEPGTPPGAAARTRGPADEVPGTTHFAAVDKDGNVANMTSTIEDAFGSQLVAGGFFLNNELTDFSMVPEKDGAPVANRVEPGKRPRSSMSPTIVYDESGQPVFAVGSAGGPRIIMHVLKSLVGYIDFGLSAQEAIALPNIFFTGDTTLVERGTFLEKMIPELSKIDGLVSASNLGSKLNAVERRTAGWRGAADPRSEGVALTE; from the coding sequence ATGTTGAAACGCTTCCTGCTGCTTGTCGCACTGATCGTTGCGCCCGTTGCCGCGACGGCGCAGGGCGTCGTCTCCTCCGCCGATCCCCGCGCCAGCGCGGCCGGCCGCGAGATTTTGCAGGCGGGTGGAAGCGCGGCCGATGCGGCGATGGCGATGATGCTGGCGCTGACCGTGGTCGAGCCGCAAAGCTCGGGCATCGGCGGCGGCGGCTTTATGATCCACCACGACGCGAGCCTCGGCATCATCCAGACGATCGACGGCCGCGAGAAGGCGCCGGCGGCGGCCGGCCCCAACCGCTTCATCGGCGCCGACGGCAAGGTGATGCCGTACAGCAAGGCGCAGCCGGGCGGCTTTTCGGTGGGCGTCCCCGGCAACATCCGGCTGATGGCGCGCACCCATCAGCGCTGGGGCAAGCTGCCCTGGGCGCAATTGTTCGCGCCGGCGATCCGACTTGCCGACGAGGGCTTCGTCGTCAACGGGACGCTGGCCCGGCGGCTCGTGGCCTCGCAGAAATTGTTCGAGCGCTTTCCCGAGGCGCGGGCCCTGTTCGTGAAGGACGGCCAACTCGCCAAGGAAGGCGACACGATCCGCAACCCCGAAATGGCCAAGACTTTGCGGGCGATCGCCGAGCGCGGGCCGGACGCTTTCTATAGCGGCGAAATCGGCGAGGCGATCAGCGCGGCCGTGGCCAACGCGCCGTCCAACCCGACCCAGCTCACGCTCGCCGACCTCGCCGCCTATCAGGCGAAGGACCGGGCCGCGGTCTGCACCCATTACCGCAAGTACAAGGTGTGCGGCATGGGCCCGCCCTCGTCGGGCGCGACCACGGTCGGGCAGATCCTCGGCATGATCGAGCGGTTCGACATGAAGGCGATGGGCAAGGACGATCCGCGCAGCTGGCACGCCATTGCCGAGGCGATGAAGCTCGCTTATGCCGACCGCGACGCCTATGTCGGCGACGCCGATTTCGTGTTGGTTCCGGTCGCCGGCATGATCGACCCGGCTTACATGCGCTCGCGCTCGAAACTGATCTCGCTCGCTCGCTCGCTCGGCAAATACGAGCCCGGCACGCCGCCGGGCGCCGCCGCCCGCACGCGCGGCCCGGCCGACGAAGTGCCCGGCACCACCCATTTCGCGGCGGTGGACAAGGACGGCAATGTCGCCAACATGACCTCGACGATCGAGGACGCGTTCGGCAGCCAGCTCGTCGCCGGCGGCTTCTTCCTCAACAACGAGCTCACCGACTTCAGCATGGTGCCCGAGAAGGATGGCGCGCCGGTCGCGAACCGGGTCGAGCCGGGCAAGCGCCCGCGCTCGTCCATGTCGCCGACCATCGTCTATGACGAGAGTGGCCAGCCGGTGTTCGCGGTCGGATCGGCCGGCGGCCCGCGCATCATCATGCACGTGCTGAAATCTTTGGTCGGCTATATCGATTTCGGCCTGTCGGCGCAGGAGGCGATCGCGCTGCCCAACATCTTCTTCACCGGCGACACGACGCTGGTCGAGCGGGGCACCTTCCTCGAGAAGATGATCCCGGAGCTGAGCAAGATCGACGGGCTGGTGAGCGCATCCAACCTCGGATCGAAGCTCAACGCGGTCGAGCGCAGGACGGCCGGCTGGCGCGGCGCCGCGGACCCGCGCAGCGAGGGTGTCGCGCTTACCGAATAG
- a CDS encoding DUF885 domain-containing protein — MIRTLLLASTALLAACATTAPEASAPAAAPVAAAAPAADSAELAAFFEAYDQAQLAMSPLAKASRGIRDADYGKWDEYGERAEIKSRELDTRTLAALRAQFDRAALSPADQLSYDLFEYSVARSEAIFPYRRHGYVFDQMNGVQSDGPAFLINIHRVDTLADAEAYLSRLQTLDTLLDQAIAEAKAREALGVLPPKWVFPYVIQDARNIVSGAPYGPGADSALFADFKAKVNKLDIAPAEKARLIESGRKALVEEVKPAYQRVIALMEQQQKSAGSDDGIWRFQNGADQYAALLRYYTTTAMGPEQIHTLGLEQVARIHDEMRGIMKQVGFAGTLQQFFEKMRTDKAFYFPNTDAGRQAYLDKTEQYNKEMTAKLSDWFATTPKAPLVVKRVEAFREKSAGKAFYNRPAPDGSRPGTYYVNLYDMNDMPTTEIEALFYHEGVPGHHLQRAVQTELGDSVPPFRQFGGFTAYSEGWGLYSEKLGKDMGQYQDPYSDFGRLQLELHRAIRLVVDSGIHHKKWTREQAIKYVEDNSADAKGGIVKAIERYVVYPGQATAYMVGKLKIEQLREKARTALGDRFDIKGFHDAVLLSGPVPLDFLERNVDAWIARRKAD; from the coding sequence ATGATCCGCACTTTGCTGCTCGCCTCGACCGCTCTCCTCGCCGCCTGTGCGACCACGGCGCCGGAAGCGTCGGCGCCAGCCGCCGCTCCGGTCGCGGCGGCTGCTCCGGCGGCGGACAGCGCGGAACTGGCCGCATTCTTCGAGGCTTATGACCAGGCGCAGCTGGCGATGTCGCCGCTGGCCAAGGCGTCGCGCGGGATCCGCGACGCCGATTACGGCAAGTGGGACGAATATGGCGAGCGGGCCGAGATCAAGTCCCGCGAACTCGATACCCGCACGCTCGCGGCTTTGCGCGCGCAGTTCGATCGCGCCGCGCTCTCGCCGGCCGATCAATTGAGCTACGATCTGTTCGAATATAGCGTCGCGCGCAGCGAGGCGATCTTCCCATATCGCCGCCACGGCTACGTCTTCGACCAGATGAACGGCGTCCAGAGCGACGGGCCCGCCTTCCTGATCAACATCCACCGCGTCGATACGCTCGCCGACGCCGAGGCCTATCTTTCGCGGCTGCAGACGCTCGACACTCTGCTCGATCAGGCGATCGCCGAGGCGAAGGCTCGCGAGGCGCTCGGCGTGCTGCCGCCCAAATGGGTATTCCCTTATGTGATCCAGGACGCGCGCAACATCGTCAGCGGCGCGCCTTACGGCCCCGGCGCCGACAGCGCCCTGTTCGCCGACTTCAAGGCCAAGGTGAACAAGCTCGACATCGCGCCGGCGGAGAAGGCGCGGCTGATCGAGTCGGGCCGCAAGGCGCTCGTCGAGGAGGTGAAGCCGGCTTATCAGCGCGTGATCGCCCTGATGGAGCAGCAGCAGAAGTCGGCCGGCAGCGACGACGGCATCTGGCGCTTCCAGAACGGCGCCGACCAATATGCCGCTTTGCTTCGTTATTACACGACCACCGCCATGGGCCCCGAGCAGATCCACACGCTCGGCCTCGAGCAGGTCGCCCGCATTCACGACGAGATGCGCGGCATCATGAAGCAGGTCGGCTTCGCCGGCACGCTCCAGCAATTCTTCGAGAAGATGCGGACCGACAAGGCCTTCTACTTCCCCAATACCGACGCCGGCCGGCAGGCCTATCTCGACAAGACCGAGCAGTATAACAAGGAGATGACGGCCAAGCTGTCCGACTGGTTCGCGACCACGCCCAAGGCGCCTTTGGTGGTGAAGCGCGTCGAGGCGTTCCGCGAGAAATCGGCGGGCAAGGCATTCTACAACCGCCCCGCGCCGGACGGCTCGCGCCCCGGCACCTATTACGTCAACCTCTACGACATGAACGACATGCCGACGACCGAGATCGAGGCTCTGTTCTACCACGAGGGCGTTCCTGGCCACCATCTCCAGCGCGCGGTCCAGACCGAGCTCGGCGATTCCGTGCCGCCCTTCCGCCAGTTCGGCGGGTTCACCGCCTATAGCGAGGGCTGGGGCCTCTATTCCGAGAAGCTCGGCAAGGACATGGGCCAGTATCAGGACCCGTACAGCGATTTCGGCCGGCTCCAGCTCGAGCTGCATCGCGCCATCCGCCTCGTTGTCGACAGTGGCATCCACCACAAGAAATGGACCCGCGAGCAGGCCATCAAATATGTCGAGGACAACAGCGCCGACGCCAAGGGCGGAATCGTCAAGGCGATCGAGCGCTACGTCGTCTACCCGGGACAGGCGACCGCCTACATGGTCGGCAAGCTGAAGATAGAACAGTTGCGCGAGAAAGCCCGCACCGCGCTCGGCGACCGCTTCGACATCAAGGGCTTCCACGACGCCGTCCTGCTCTCGGGCCCGGTCCCGCTCGATTTCCTCGAAAGGAATGTCGACGCCTGGATCGCGCGGCGCAAGGCGGACTGA
- a CDS encoding quinone-dependent dihydroorotate dehydrogenase, with product MLYPLLRPLIFSIDAERAHHWTLAALKALPTGKAPKPTLPIRVAGLHFPNPVGLAAGFDKNAEVFGPILRLGFGFAEVGTVTPLPQDGNPKPRLFRLAEDRAVINRMGFNNGGLDAARSRLERRRHGAGIVGANIGANKDSADRILDYVKGVQAMAPVADYLTVNISSPNTPGLRALQDKGALDALLAAVAEARGAGGPPIFLKLAPDLERADIDDIAAVAIERGIDALIVSNTTISRPALVSRHCGEAGGLSGAPLKTLALERLRDFRSATGGALPLIAAGGIENGVDAYRRIRAGASLVQLYSALVYRGPGLARLIVSELNGLLRRDGFTSLGEAVGADHR from the coding sequence ATGCTGTACCCCCTCCTGCGCCCGCTGATCTTCTCGATCGACGCCGAACGCGCGCATCATTGGACCTTGGCCGCGCTGAAAGCCTTGCCGACGGGCAAGGCGCCCAAGCCGACGCTGCCGATCCGCGTGGCGGGGCTGCACTTCCCCAATCCGGTGGGCCTCGCCGCCGGCTTCGACAAGAATGCCGAGGTGTTCGGACCGATCCTGCGCCTCGGCTTCGGCTTCGCCGAGGTCGGCACCGTCACGCCGCTGCCGCAGGACGGCAATCCGAAGCCGCGCCTGTTTCGGCTGGCCGAGGACCGGGCGGTGATCAACCGGATGGGCTTCAACAATGGCGGGCTCGACGCGGCGCGGTCGCGGCTGGAGCGACGACGCCATGGTGCCGGTATCGTCGGCGCCAATATCGGCGCGAACAAGGACAGCGCCGACCGCATCCTCGATTATGTGAAGGGCGTGCAGGCGATGGCGCCGGTTGCCGACTATCTCACGGTCAACATCTCCTCGCCCAACACGCCGGGCCTGCGCGCGCTGCAGGACAAGGGCGCGCTGGATGCCCTGCTCGCCGCCGTCGCCGAGGCGCGCGGCGCCGGCGGACCGCCGATCTTCCTGAAGCTGGCGCCGGACCTGGAGCGCGCGGATATCGACGACATCGCCGCCGTCGCGATCGAGCGCGGCATCGACGCGCTGATCGTCTCCAACACCACGATATCGCGGCCCGCCCTCGTCTCGCGCCACTGCGGCGAGGCCGGGGGCCTTTCCGGAGCGCCGCTGAAGACGCTGGCGCTGGAACGCCTGCGCGATTTCCGGTCCGCCACCGGCGGCGCGCTGCCGCTGATCGCGGCCGGCGGGATCGAAAACGGCGTCGACGCCTATCGCCGCATCCGCGCCGGCGCGAGCCTGGTCCAGCTCTATTCGGCCCTCGTCTATCGCGGCCCGGGCCTGGCCCGGCTCATCGTCTCTGAACTGAACGGCCTCCTCAGGCGTGACGGCTTCACCTCGCTCGGCGAGGCGGTCGGCGCCGATCATCGGTAA
- a CDS encoding Rrf2 family transcriptional regulator produces MRLTSLADYAVVMMSAAARHTEAGGGDARLSAASLAEETGVPLPTAQKLMGRLASAGLLTSARGTGGGFRLARAAGGISLADIIEAVEGPIAMSNCIEGKRSDCALEGNCQVKPHMSVVNGAVRGALQGVTLATLSEVK; encoded by the coding sequence ATGCGCCTTACCTCCCTTGCCGATTATGCCGTCGTGATGATGTCGGCGGCCGCCCGCCATACGGAGGCCGGGGGCGGCGACGCGCGGCTGTCGGCGGCGAGCCTGGCGGAGGAGACCGGCGTTCCGCTGCCGACCGCGCAGAAACTGATGGGGCGGCTCGCCTCGGCGGGCCTGCTGACTTCGGCGCGCGGCACCGGGGGCGGCTTTCGCCTCGCCCGCGCGGCTGGCGGAATCAGCCTTGCGGATATTATCGAAGCGGTCGAAGGGCCGATCGCCATGTCCAATTGCATCGAAGGCAAGCGCAGCGACTGCGCCCTCGAAGGCAATTGCCAGGTCAAACCCCATATGAGCGTCGTCAACGGCGCGGTGCGCGGGGCGCTGCAGGGCGTCACCCTCGCCACTCTTTCCGAGGTGAAGTAA